The following coding sequences lie in one Lysobacter capsici genomic window:
- a CDS encoding cold-shock protein, which produces MSKETGTVKWFNDAKGFGFISRENGEDVFVHFRAIQSQGFKSLKEGQKVSFTVVQGQKGLQADAVEPL; this is translated from the coding sequence ATGTCCAAAGAAACCGGTACCGTTAAGTGGTTCAACGACGCCAAGGGATTTGGCTTTATCAGCCGTGAAAATGGCGAAGACGTCTTCGTGCATTTCCGTGCTATCCAGTCCCAGGGCTTCAAAAGCTTGAAGGAAGGCCAGAAGGTTTCCTTCACCGTCGTGCAGGGTCAGAAGGGCCTGCAGGCGGACGCGGTCGAACCGCTGTAA
- a CDS encoding phospholipase A has product MPYSPTAPIRAALLLAATATPSLAFAQTGVQPATPEACLAINVDADRLACYDTALGRQAGDARQADIAAKEAKAIRKNLEVSDELAGEAKPSVRERARRAVAGNLFSHEEPLADAIANAGKGGLLDSRWELAKDSKLGLFNFRAYKPVYLLPVFWNNDPNELPHSPNPRNTVTEPQSLQSVEAKFQISFKTKAVENLFGDNGDVWLGYTQSSRWQVYNGDNSRPFRETNYEPEAMLVFRNNYHIGGWSGRMAAIGLNHQSNGRADPLSRSWNRVIGQVGLDRENWSIVARPWWRISDGNDDDNPDIEDYIGRGDLTIVHRRGGHEFSLMARHSLRGGDRSHGALQFDWGFPIYNQLRGHLQVFDGYGESLIDYNHRATYIGLGVSLLEWY; this is encoded by the coding sequence ATGCCCTATTCCCCCACCGCTCCCATCCGCGCCGCGCTGCTCCTGGCCGCGACCGCGACGCCCTCGCTCGCGTTCGCGCAGACCGGCGTGCAACCGGCCACGCCCGAAGCCTGCCTGGCGATCAACGTCGACGCCGATCGCCTGGCCTGTTACGACACCGCGCTCGGCCGCCAAGCCGGCGACGCGCGCCAGGCCGACATCGCCGCCAAGGAGGCCAAGGCGATCCGCAAGAACCTGGAAGTAAGCGACGAACTGGCCGGCGAAGCCAAGCCGAGCGTGCGCGAACGCGCGCGCCGCGCGGTGGCGGGCAATTTGTTCAGTCACGAAGAACCGCTCGCCGACGCGATCGCCAACGCCGGCAAGGGCGGCCTGCTCGACAGCCGCTGGGAACTGGCCAAGGACTCCAAGCTGGGCCTGTTCAACTTCCGCGCCTACAAACCGGTGTACCTGCTGCCGGTGTTCTGGAACAACGATCCCAACGAATTGCCGCATTCGCCCAACCCGCGCAACACCGTGACCGAACCGCAGTCGCTGCAGAGCGTGGAAGCCAAGTTCCAGATCAGCTTCAAGACCAAGGCGGTGGAAAACCTGTTCGGCGACAACGGCGATGTGTGGTTGGGCTACACCCAGTCCTCGCGCTGGCAGGTCTACAACGGCGACAACTCGCGTCCGTTCCGCGAAACCAACTACGAACCCGAAGCGATGCTGGTGTTCCGCAACAACTACCACATCGGCGGCTGGAGCGGCCGCATGGCCGCGATCGGGCTCAATCACCAGTCCAACGGCCGCGCCGATCCGCTGTCGCGCAGCTGGAACCGGGTGATCGGACAGGTCGGCCTGGACCGCGAGAACTGGTCGATCGTCGCGCGCCCGTGGTGGCGCATCTCCGACGGCAACGACGACGACAATCCGGACATCGAGGATTACATCGGCCGCGGCGACCTGACCATCGTGCATCGTCGCGGCGGTCACGAGTTTTCGCTGATGGCGCGGCATTCGCTGCGCGGCGGCGATCGCTCGCACGGCGCGTTGCAGTTCGACTGGGGCTTTCCGATCTACAACCAGTTGCGCGGCCATCTGCAGGTGTTCGACGGCTACGGCGAAAGCCTGATCGACTACAACCATCGCGCGACGTATATCGGCCTGGGCGTGTCGTTGCTGGAGTGGTATTGA
- a CDS encoding DUF456 domain-containing protein, producing MDLTTFYYILAGVLVVLGIVGTVLPALPGLPLVFGGMLLASWASGFEKVGWVTLVVLGLLTALSMVIDFAATAMGAKRVGASKLAIIGSIIGTFAGLMFGFIGIFIGPFVGALIGELIHTRKLDQATKVGVGTWVGILVGTVLKLGLAFAMLGLFAIFWFF from the coding sequence ATGGATTTGACTACGTTTTATTACATCTTGGCGGGCGTACTGGTGGTGCTCGGAATCGTCGGCACGGTGCTGCCCGCCCTGCCCGGCCTGCCCCTGGTTTTCGGCGGCATGCTGCTGGCCTCGTGGGCGTCGGGTTTCGAGAAAGTGGGCTGGGTCACCCTGGTCGTGCTGGGCCTGCTGACCGCGCTGTCGATGGTGATCGACTTCGCCGCCACCGCAATGGGGGCCAAACGGGTCGGGGCGAGCAAGCTGGCGATCATCGGCTCGATCATCGGCACCTTCGCCGGCCTGATGTTCGGCTTCATCGGCATCTTCATCGGCCCGTTCGTCGGCGCGCTGATCGGCGAACTGATCCATACCCGCAAGCTCGACCAGGCCACCAAGGTCGGGGTCGGCACCTGGGTCGGCATCCTGGTCGGCACCGTGCTCAAGCTCGGCCTGGCGTTCGCGATGCTCGGCCTGTTCGCGATCTTCTGGTTCTTCTGA
- a CDS encoding M35 family metallo-endopeptidase has protein sequence MNLRFVHVVSAGAVLAGAIAAAIAAPGAVQNNPLRVGMVAVNGAADDFLGSVEVSITNTSRKAVRLPKWQLPSDQFDSKLFTISYNGQPVAYEGAMVKRGLPQAEDFAILQPGETYRRVIDLSAGYDLSRTGQYVVAFNTPLQHASTSDRVMLHQNNGLPMSAQSAPLSLWVDGLDQLGGEKMSAVAKKPVGPTAVVNGVNYVGCTTARTSTAGQAVNAARTYAENAKGYLNAGNIGPRYTTWFGAYTSSRLNTARSHFVNIDSAIDQNNGQITINCGCTSSAYAYVYANQPYQIYVCNAFWNAPLTGTDSKAGTLIHEMSHFTVVAGTDDHVYGQTGAKNLAISNPTNALDNADNHEYFAENTPFQN, from the coding sequence ATGAACCTTCGCTTCGTGCATGTGGTTTCCGCGGGTGCCGTATTGGCCGGCGCCATCGCCGCCGCCATCGCCGCGCCCGGCGCGGTACAGAACAATCCGCTGCGTGTCGGCATGGTCGCCGTCAACGGCGCCGCCGACGATTTCCTCGGCTCGGTCGAGGTCAGCATCACCAACACCAGCCGCAAGGCGGTGCGCCTGCCGAAGTGGCAACTGCCTTCGGACCAGTTCGATTCCAAGCTGTTCACCATCAGCTACAACGGCCAGCCGGTCGCGTACGAAGGCGCGATGGTCAAGCGCGGCCTGCCGCAGGCCGAAGACTTCGCGATCCTGCAGCCGGGCGAAACCTATCGCCGGGTGATCGATCTGTCGGCGGGTTACGACCTGTCCCGGACCGGCCAATATGTGGTGGCGTTCAACACGCCGCTGCAACATGCCTCGACCTCCGACCGGGTGATGCTGCATCAGAACAACGGCCTGCCGATGTCGGCGCAGAGCGCGCCGCTGAGCCTGTGGGTCGACGGACTGGATCAACTCGGCGGCGAAAAGATGTCCGCCGTGGCGAAGAAGCCGGTAGGCCCCACCGCCGTGGTCAACGGCGTCAACTACGTCGGCTGCACCACCGCGCGCACCAGCACCGCCGGCCAGGCGGTCAACGCCGCGCGCACCTACGCCGAAAACGCCAAGGGCTATCTCAACGCCGGCAACATCGGCCCGCGCTATACCACCTGGTTCGGCGCCTACACCTCCAGCCGTCTCAACACCGCGCGCAGCCACTTCGTCAACATCGATTCGGCGATCGACCAGAACAACGGCCAGATCACCATCAACTGCGGCTGCACCAGCAGCGCCTACGCGTATGTCTACGCCAACCAGCCGTATCAGATCTATGTGTGCAACGCGTTCTGGAATGCGCCGTTGACCGGCACCGACTCCAAGGCCGGCACCTTGATCCATGAAATGAGCCACTTCACCGTGGTGGCCGGCACCGACGACCACGTCTACGGCCAGACCGGCGCGAAGAACCTCGCGATCAGCAATCCGACCAACGCGCTCGACAACGCCGACAACCACGAGTACTTCGCCGAGAACACGCCGTTCCAGAACTGA